A DNA window from Halanaerobium saccharolyticum subsp. saccharolyticum DSM 6643 contains the following coding sequences:
- a CDS encoding cyclase family protein, which produces MYDISMEIKEDMIVYKNIEDLKPKFKTNLTFENDDVYDSQIEMNLHTGTHIDTPFHRFKNGKKSNDYFEENPFYEAKVLDLSHKKEKITKNDLEKYEIKKNMFIILKTKNSEKNYLKNNPEKFIYLGISGAEYLKNMNISGVGIDTNGIERDQEGAPTHKILLKNNIIILEGLKLNKIPEKEYILLLSLLKVSNREGMPGRAYLFDKKEIDVSNIINDKY; this is translated from the coding sequence ATGTATGATATTTCAATGGAAATAAAAGAAGATATGATTGTATATAAAAATATCGAAGATTTGAAACCTAAATTTAAAACTAATTTAACATTTGAAAATGATGATGTTTATGATAGTCAAATTGAAATGAATCTTCATACTGGTACACACATTGATACACCTTTTCATAGATTTAAAAATGGGAAAAAAAGCAATGATTATTTTGAAGAAAATCCTTTTTATGAAGCTAAAGTATTAGATTTAAGTCACAAAAAAGAAAAAATAACAAAAAATGATTTAGAAAAATATGAAATTAAAAAAAATATGTTTATAATTTTAAAAACTAAAAATTCTGAAAAAAATTATTTAAAAAATAATCCGGAAAAATTTATCTATCTTGGTATCTCTGGTGCTGAATATTTAAAAAATATGAATATAAGTGGTGTAGGAATAGATACTAATGGAATCGAAAGAGATCAAGAAGGTGCCCCCACTCATAAAATTCTTTTAAAAAATAATATTATAATTTTAGAGGGATTGAAATTAAATAAAATCCCCGAAAAAGAATATATATTATTGCTTTCTCTTTTAAAAGTGTCTAATAGGGAAGGGATGCCAGGTAGAGCATATCTTTTTGACAAAAAAGAAATTGATGTTTCTAATATAATAAATGATAAATATTAA
- a CDS encoding IclR family transcriptional regulator, which yields MVRLNKSALRVTEILSLISKSQESLTISEVSTTLDIPKSSTFNLLYTLVEKDFLEIDDDKLKTFKLGLKSFEVGTSYLQDRKVSQVAVPLVEKLMSEVKNTVFLAVEDKNELVYLNKSEPLNEVRTTAKLGSRMPMYCTGLGKAILATYSNEHIKTKFSNENLKAVTKYTITNINDLIKDLEMIRSRGYSIDNRESEEKLFCLAAPIYDFSEKAIATISIATLYSEITEDKIEEYSRKVRETALNISRKLGFMKKDLYF from the coding sequence ATGGTCAGACTAAATAAATCTGCATTACGAGTTACTGAAATATTATCATTAATTTCTAAATCACAAGAATCGTTAACAATATCTGAAGTAAGTACTACTTTAGATATTCCCAAAAGCAGTACTTTTAATCTTCTATATACTTTAGTAGAAAAGGATTTTTTAGAAATTGATGATGATAAATTAAAAACCTTTAAGTTAGGATTAAAATCATTTGAGGTAGGCACTTCTTATTTGCAGGATAGAAAAGTATCTCAAGTAGCCGTTCCATTAGTTGAAAAATTAATGAGTGAAGTAAAAAATACTGTTTTTTTAGCAGTAGAGGATAAGAATGAACTTGTATATTTGAATAAATCTGAACCTTTAAATGAAGTAAGAACTACTGCTAAACTTGGTTCTAGAATGCCTATGTATTGCACCGGATTGGGAAAAGCAATACTTGCTACTTATTCTAATGAACATATAAAAACAAAATTTTCAAATGAAAATTTAAAAGCTGTCACTAAATATACAATAACAAATATAAACGACTTGATAAAAGATTTAGAAATGATAAGATCTAGAGGTTATTCAATTGATAATAGAGAAAGTGAAGAAAAATTATTTTGCTTGGCAGCACCAATTTATGATTTCAGTGAAAAAGCAATCGCTACAATAAGTATAGCTACACTTTATTCTGAAATAACTGAAGATAAAATTGAAGAATATAGTAGAAAAGTCAGAGAAACTGCTTTAAATATTTCAAGAAAATTAGGATTTATGAAAAAAGATTTATATTTTTAA
- a CDS encoding 2-dehydro-3-deoxygalactonokinase yields the protein MKNILTIDTGTTNTRVKIFLDDKIIAKADKKIGVRNNTNLKKNQKFKKEIDNLITKVLSKANIKKKQLDLTLGIGMLSSDIGLYEVPHVFFPAGKVEIAKGIKKKKIFDIPINFIPGVRTAIENVTLNNCEEVDMMRGEEAEVFGIVKYLKLQGPLLIILPGSHTKFIFLNDKNKISKSITTLAGELIAELTNNSILSSSLESTFAKNIEKDFLLKGAELSNKIGSNRSSFITRILEQFGSNTVNQRANYLLGTILSNDLLAVKSYQESNMHHKLPVVIGGNNLIKDAFGLLIKEDDYFKTDPIIIEDNIIKNMSSIGAIEIAKNLNL from the coding sequence TTGAAAAATATATTAACTATAGATACTGGAACAACGAATACCCGGGTAAAAATTTTTTTAGATGATAAAATAATTGCTAAAGCTGATAAAAAAATAGGAGTTCGAAATAACACTAATTTAAAAAAGAACCAAAAATTTAAGAAAGAGATAGATAATTTAATTACAAAGGTTTTATCAAAAGCTAATATAAAAAAGAAACAATTAGATTTGACTCTTGGAATTGGTATGCTTTCCTCTGATATTGGCTTGTATGAAGTTCCTCATGTCTTTTTTCCAGCTGGTAAAGTTGAAATTGCTAAAGGAATTAAAAAAAAGAAAATCTTTGATATTCCAATAAATTTTATTCCAGGAGTTAGAACAGCTATTGAAAATGTCACTTTAAATAACTGTGAGGAAGTAGATATGATGAGAGGAGAGGAAGCAGAAGTTTTTGGAATAGTTAAATATTTAAAATTACAGGGTCCATTGTTAATAATTTTACCTGGTTCACATACTAAATTTATTTTTTTAAATGACAAAAATAAAATTAGTAAAAGTATCACTACTTTGGCAGGAGAATTAATAGCAGAATTAACTAATAACTCAATATTATCTAGTTCATTAGAAAGTACATTTGCGAAAAATATAGAAAAAGATTTTTTACTAAAAGGAGCTGAGCTTTCAAATAAAATTGGTTCAAATAGATCCAGTTTTATTACTAGAATCTTAGAACAATTCGGTAGTAATACAGTTAATCAAAGAGCTAATTATTTATTGGGAACTATTTTAAGTAATGATTTATTAGCAGTTAAAAGTTATCAAGAATCAAATATGCATCATAAATTACCTGTAGTTATTGGAGGGAATAATTTAATTAAAGATGCTTTTGGTCTTCTTATAAAGGAAGATGATTATTTTAAAACGGACCCTATAATTATTGAAGACAATATAATAAAAAATATGTCATCAATTGGAGCTATTGAAATTGCTAAAAATTTAAATTTATAA
- a CDS encoding sugar ABC transporter substrate-binding protein codes for MRKIFSLVLVTIFLVSMITISVSAQESDFFKKNIENQGIKENGEPLQVGITVAEMASEFIVSLQQYSKWMLEEAGAEVTVSNPNYDVNKQMSQIEDFIQTGKDVIIIQATDSEAIAPAVKKANEANIPVIAIVRPIHGEDITVNMTTYGDDQLMGKKAAQVLVEEFEENNVENAKIATVQGDLATANARGRSDGFTNEIAKYDNIEIVSQRASEWKPEKAMAAITDVLNAHPDLDGVFSHNDGMVPGVISALKQSGKPISQEADGHVTIVSVDGSPYALEQIREGNLKASVEYSPLMMATIAVKGSLTRVAKGLPLNEEVVQFEPIVITKENVDSQKLWGNFDVSSETIWPMTEGIWNNYLNY; via the coding sequence ATGAGAAAAATATTTTCTTTGGTGTTGGTAACAATTTTTTTGGTAAGTATGATTACTATTTCTGTATCTGCGCAAGAAAGTGATTTTTTTAAAAAGAATATTGAAAATCAAGGAATTAAAGAAAATGGAGAACCTTTACAAGTAGGGATAACTGTAGCAGAAATGGCAAGTGAATTTATAGTTTCATTACAACAATATTCTAAATGGATGTTAGAAGAAGCAGGGGCAGAAGTTACAGTTTCTAATCCAAACTATGATGTAAATAAACAGATGTCTCAAATAGAAGATTTTATTCAAACTGGTAAAGATGTAATTATTATTCAGGCTACTGACAGTGAAGCTATTGCACCTGCAGTAAAAAAAGCAAATGAAGCTAATATACCAGTTATAGCAATTGTTAGACCTATACATGGTGAAGATATTACAGTAAATATGACCACATATGGTGATGATCAATTAATGGGTAAAAAAGCAGCACAGGTTCTTGTAGAAGAATTTGAGGAAAATAATGTTGAAAATGCTAAAATAGCAACTGTTCAGGGAGATTTAGCTACTGCAAACGCAAGAGGAAGATCCGATGGATTTACAAATGAAATAGCAAAATATGATAATATAGAAATAGTAAGTCAGAGAGCAAGTGAATGGAAACCAGAAAAAGCAATGGCCGCTATTACTGATGTTTTAAATGCTCATCCTGATTTAGACGGAGTCTTCAGTCATAATGATGGAATGGTTCCTGGAGTAATTTCTGCATTAAAACAATCTGGAAAACCTATTTCTCAAGAAGCTGACGGACATGTAACCATAGTATCTGTAGATGGTTCCCCATATGCTTTGGAGCAAATTCGCGAAGGAAATTTAAAAGCTTCAGTTGAATATTCTCCTTTAATGATGGCAACTATAGCTGTAAAAGGTTCATTAACCCGAGTAGCAAAAGGGTTACCACTTAATGAGGAAGTAGTTCAATTTGAGCCAATAGTAATAACAAAAGAAAATGTTGATTCTCAGAAATTATGGGGTAATTTTGACGTATCTTCAGAAACAATATGGCCTATGACAGAGGGAATTTGGAACAATTACCTAAATTATTAA
- a CDS encoding sugar ABC transporter ATP-binding protein codes for MENKLLKLEKISKSFGGVQALDKVDFDVNKGEIHGLLGENGAGKSTLMKIISGALNQDEGKIKLEDEEVKLKSPLDAENRGIAMVYQELNLLNDLSVTENIFISEFNQKNYGKINWKDLYKRAENEMKKLEVNIDVRKKIKEISVAEQQIVAIIRALVSESKILIMDEPTSALSLKDIEFLLEFLQKLKEKGYSIIFITHKLDEVLEITDRITVLRNGKKIKNLKTDQTDENELSKLIIGRSVENIYPKINQNRGKKLLELNDISLKNKLKNISFSLFEGEILGIVGLLGAGKTEIGKTILGAYKRKEVTGDIYFNEEKIFNKNPHQAIERGIGFVPEDRSSEGLLTKQDVKFNISLSALKEISEKKIIKNNKEKKLVKNLVNKLQIKCSSINQKVTDLSGGNQQKVVLSKWLANQSKIIIFDEPTRGIDVGAKIEVYNFFKELLDMGVGILLLSSEVPEIHGIADRILVLNNGQITNEQNKSEVSKDELQKLVMAGGLK; via the coding sequence ATGGAGAATAAATTATTAAAACTTGAAAAAATTTCGAAAAGTTTTGGTGGAGTTCAGGCATTAGATAAAGTTGATTTTGATGTAAATAAAGGAGAGATACATGGTTTACTGGGGGAGAATGGGGCTGGTAAATCTACTTTAATGAAAATTATAAGTGGAGCACTTAACCAGGATGAAGGCAAGATAAAATTAGAAGATGAGGAAGTAAAATTGAAGTCACCTTTAGATGCAGAAAATAGAGGTATAGCAATGGTTTATCAGGAATTGAATTTGCTTAATGATCTAAGTGTTACAGAAAATATTTTTATTTCTGAATTCAATCAGAAAAATTATGGGAAAATAAATTGGAAAGATCTATATAAAAGAGCGGAAAATGAAATGAAAAAGCTAGAAGTAAATATTGATGTTAGAAAAAAAATAAAAGAAATTAGTGTAGCCGAACAACAAATTGTTGCTATTATAAGAGCTTTAGTTTCTGAAAGTAAAATTTTAATAATGGATGAACCAACTTCTGCTTTATCATTAAAAGATATCGAGTTTTTATTAGAATTTTTACAAAAATTAAAAGAAAAAGGTTATTCTATTATTTTTATAACTCATAAATTAGATGAAGTTCTAGAAATAACAGATAGAATAACTGTTTTAAGAAATGGAAAAAAAATTAAGAATTTAAAAACTGATCAAACCGATGAAAATGAATTATCTAAATTAATTATAGGACGCTCAGTAGAGAATATTTATCCAAAAATAAATCAAAATAGAGGTAAAAAATTATTAGAATTAAATGATATTAGTTTAAAAAATAAATTGAAAAATATTTCTTTTAGTCTGTTTGAGGGTGAAATACTTGGAATAGTTGGATTATTGGGTGCAGGAAAAACTGAGATAGGAAAAACAATATTAGGAGCATATAAAAGAAAAGAGGTTACAGGAGATATTTATTTTAATGAAGAAAAAATATTTAATAAAAATCCTCATCAAGCTATAGAAAGAGGGATTGGTTTTGTACCTGAAGATAGATCTTCTGAGGGTTTACTTACTAAACAGGATGTGAAGTTTAATATTTCTTTAAGTGCTTTAAAAGAAATTTCTGAAAAGAAAATTATTAAAAATAACAAAGAAAAAAAACTAGTAAAAAATTTAGTAAATAAATTACAAATTAAGTGTTCTTCTATTAATCAAAAAGTAACAGATTTAAGTGGTGGTAATCAGCAGAAAGTTGTATTATCAAAATGGCTGGCCAATCAATCAAAAATAATTATTTTTGATGAACCGACTCGCGGTATAGACGTTGGAGCAAAAATTGAAGTTTATAACTTTTTTAAAGAGTTATTAGATATGGGAGTAGGTATTTTACTTTTATCTTCTGAAGTGCCTGAAATTCATGGTATAGCTGATAGAATTTTAGTATTAAATAATGGCCAAATAACAAATGAGCAAAACAAGTCTGAAGTTTCAAAAGATGAGTTGCAAAAATTAGTTATGGCAGGGGGGTTAAAGTAA
- a CDS encoding ABC transporter permease, with product MNNVSKKFKEVVQSEFAILFILIGIGIVVSFLSPHFLTVNNILNILQRSAIIGVVALGMTFVILTGGIDLSVGGQVVLIGMVGAMMMVNGMSMILAVIMMIGLGIILGAINGFNVSVLKLPPFIATLAMMNISRGLSLYISKGKTIFGLPSSYEFFGLARIFKIPVAIYIYGLLFIATYYILNYTTFGRKVYASGSNKKAAWLSGIEVNKIKFFVYIVNGIMASVAAIILTSKLTAAPGTMGEGLELDAIASVVIGGTSLFGGEGNIAGTVVGTLIIVTIGNAMNLLAVSPFLQSVIKGLVILFAIILDMWRKGYIGNKNV from the coding sequence ATGAATAATGTTTCAAAAAAATTCAAAGAGGTAGTTCAATCTGAATTTGCTATTTTATTTATTTTAATTGGGATTGGTATTGTTGTTTCTTTTCTTTCTCCACACTTTCTAACTGTAAATAATATTCTAAATATATTACAAAGATCTGCCATTATAGGTGTGGTAGCTTTAGGAATGACATTTGTAATTTTAACAGGTGGGATTGATTTATCTGTTGGAGGCCAGGTAGTTCTTATTGGTATGGTTGGGGCCATGATGATGGTAAATGGCATGAGTATGATACTTGCAGTAATAATGATGATAGGGTTGGGCATCATTTTAGGAGCAATAAATGGTTTTAACGTTTCAGTATTAAAATTACCACCCTTTATTGCTACTTTAGCCATGATGAACATATCAAGGGGTTTGTCTTTATATATAAGTAAAGGTAAAACTATTTTTGGACTTCCTAGTTCATATGAATTTTTTGGTTTAGCAAGAATTTTTAAAATACCAGTGGCTATATATATTTACGGATTACTATTTATAGCAACTTATTATATTTTAAATTATACAACATTTGGGAGAAAAGTTTATGCTTCTGGTAGTAATAAAAAGGCAGCCTGGCTGTCAGGTATAGAAGTGAATAAAATTAAATTTTTTGTATATATAGTTAACGGTATTATGGCTTCTGTTGCAGCCATTATATTAACATCAAAATTAACTGCTGCTCCAGGAACTATGGGAGAAGGTTTAGAACTAGATGCTATAGCTTCTGTTGTTATTGGAGGGACTAGTTTATTTGGTGGCGAAGGTAATATTGCAGGTACAGTAGTAGGTACTTTAATTATTGTTACGATTGGAAATGCTATGAATCTTTTAGCAGTTTCACCATTTTTGCAAAGTGTAATTAAAGGATTAGTAATACTTTTTGCTATTATTCTTGATATGTGGAGAAAAGGATATATAGGTAATAAAAATGTATAA
- the dgoD gene encoding galactonate dehydratase — protein sequence MKITKIELYKVPPRWLFLKMITDKGIIGWGEPVIEGRAETVKSAVLEMSDYLIGKDPLKIEDHWQKLYRGGFYRGGPILMSAISGIDQALWDIKGKYYDAPIYEFLGGKARNKIKVYSWIGGDRPENVAEEAEKKLKQGFQAIKMNASEEMHYIDDYDKVENVIKRVEAVRKKTNKNFGIAVDFHGRVHRAMAKVLFKKLADYNLMFIEEPILSENLESLNQLTSYGIPIALGERLFSRWDFKDVISNGNVDILQPDLSHAGGISEVKKIATMAEAYDIAIAPHCPLGPVSLAAAIQVDTCTPNVFIQEQSLGIHYNKGNDLLDYINNKKIFKYNDGYLEIPQKSGLGISINEEKVKQMASQGHDWKNPIWRNKDGTIAEW from the coding sequence ATGAAAATTACTAAAATAGAGCTATATAAAGTGCCTCCAAGATGGCTTTTTTTAAAAATGATAACTGATAAAGGTATTATTGGGTGGGGGGAGCCTGTTATTGAAGGAAGAGCTGAAACTGTTAAATCAGCTGTATTAGAAATGAGTGATTATTTAATTGGAAAAGATCCTTTAAAAATTGAAGATCACTGGCAAAAACTTTACAGAGGGGGCTTCTATAGAGGTGGACCAATTTTAATGAGCGCTATTTCAGGAATTGATCAGGCATTATGGGATATTAAAGGAAAATATTATGATGCACCAATTTATGAATTTTTGGGTGGAAAAGCCAGAAATAAAATAAAAGTTTATTCCTGGATAGGAGGAGATAGACCTGAAAATGTTGCTGAAGAAGCTGAAAAAAAATTAAAACAGGGTTTTCAAGCCATTAAAATGAATGCTTCAGAAGAAATGCATTATATTGATGATTATGATAAAGTTGAAAATGTTATAAAAAGAGTAGAAGCAGTTAGAAAAAAAACTAATAAAAATTTTGGTATTGCAGTAGATTTTCATGGAAGAGTTCATAGAGCAATGGCAAAAGTCCTTTTTAAAAAATTAGCTGATTATAATCTTATGTTTATTGAAGAACCAATATTATCAGAAAACCTTGAATCTTTAAATCAATTAACTAGTTATGGAATTCCTATTGCATTAGGAGAAAGATTATTTAGTAGATGGGATTTTAAAGATGTAATAAGTAATGGCAATGTGGATATATTACAGCCTGATTTATCTCATGCTGGCGGGATTTCAGAAGTGAAAAAAATTGCAACAATGGCAGAGGCGTATGATATAGCAATAGCTCCTCATTGTCCCTTAGGACCTGTTAGCTTAGCTGCTGCAATTCAAGTTGACACCTGCACTCCTAATGTTTTCATTCAAGAACAAAGTTTAGGAATTCATTATAACAAAGGCAATGACTTGTTAGATTATATTAACAATAAAAAAATTTTTAAATATAATGATGGATATTTAGAAATACCCCAAAAGTCTGGATTGGGTATAAGTATTAATGAAGAAAAAGTTAAACAAATGGCTAGTCAAGGTCATGATTGGAAAAATCCAATTTGGCGAAATAAAGATGGTACTATAGCAGAATGGTAA
- a CDS encoding bifunctional 4-hydroxy-2-oxoglutarate aldolase/2-dehydro-3-deoxy-phosphogluconate aldolase, whose product MNKKSDIIKSIKDNKIIAIIRGVDNSNQALEVVQSLYEGGIKLVEVAFNTNNAEKIIESIDKKFGDSMHIGAGTVLDSETAKTAIQAGSDFILSPIVNKEMIHCCNRYGKVSIPGAATPTEVINAMNEGADLIKFFPAEASGVKYMKSLQGPLDHVEFIAVGGVNLNNINEFLNSGAVAVGIGSSLINNEDVKNNNYATITEKAKNFIEII is encoded by the coding sequence ATGAATAAAAAATCAGATATTATAAAATCAATAAAAGATAATAAAATTATAGCTATTATTCGAGGTGTTGATAATAGTAATCAAGCTCTCGAAGTAGTTCAATCTCTTTATGAAGGAGGAATAAAATTAGTAGAAGTAGCCTTTAATACAAATAATGCTGAAAAAATTATAGAAAGTATTGATAAAAAATTTGGTGATTCTATGCATATTGGGGCAGGAACTGTACTTGATAGTGAAACTGCAAAGACAGCAATTCAAGCAGGATCAGACTTTATTCTTAGTCCTATTGTAAATAAAGAAATGATTCATTGTTGTAATCGATATGGAAAAGTATCTATCCCTGGTGCAGCTACGCCAACTGAAGTTATTAATGCAATGAATGAAGGAGCAGACTTAATAAAATTTTTTCCGGCTGAAGCTTCTGGTGTTAAGTATATGAAAAGTTTACAGGGTCCCTTAGATCACGTTGAATTTATAGCAGTAGGAGGCGTTAATTTAAATAATATAAATGAATTTTTAAATAGTGGAGCAGTTGCAGTAGGAATAGGAAGTTCTTTGATTAATAATGAAGATGTAAAAAATAATAATTATGCGACTATTACTGAAAAAGCTAAGAATTTTATTGAAATAATTTAA
- a CDS encoding plasmid pRiA4b ORF-3 family protein, translated as MLIQATNKLRDELNLKELKPKERPPLFSWHANFFRLNRRKTVVLVNDATDYTVILYGLKKDDFNNFEDRVKAGIRRAFEREGIKASLIEKYLDQFEDFCYQKAKDRSYIARMNNSCKMTKRFADRLNENEIYQSRVAKNINNMSRKDDKKDYFYPDETLQHELAEYFGEKEVIQTQAAVLKVELELGEYQAWRKIIVPLNYTFRELHNILQKLYNWQDYHLHDFFVYSEEKDKTKNWNQSEYHRDGFKAVLNLAMNQENLDYNRDQLNFAAEDFEQAIENEVKLKDVLPARIKYIYDYGDNWHHYLETEEIIEDYNKNTPSFLEGEGTAPPEDVGGVGGFSEFMSIISNPDHEEYESMLEWAESQRFKEYDPEDIKSDLRLYIY; from the coding sequence ATGCTGATTCAGGCAACAAATAAATTAAGAGATGAATTAAATTTAAAAGAGCTTAAACCGAAAGAAAGACCTCCCTTATTTTCCTGGCATGCTAATTTTTTTAGATTAAACCGCCGTAAAACAGTAGTTTTGGTTAATGATGCTACTGATTATACAGTGATTTTATATGGATTAAAAAAAGATGATTTTAATAATTTTGAGGATCGAGTCAAAGCAGGAATAAGAAGAGCTTTTGAACGAGAGGGAATTAAAGCAAGTTTAATCGAAAAATATTTAGATCAATTTGAAGATTTTTGCTATCAGAAAGCAAAAGATAGAAGTTACATAGCGAGAATGAATAATTCCTGTAAAATGACGAAGCGATTTGCTGATAGATTAAATGAAAATGAAATTTATCAGTCGCGCGTAGCAAAAAATATAAATAATATGTCGCGCAAAGATGATAAGAAAGATTACTTTTATCCTGATGAAACATTACAGCATGAATTAGCAGAATATTTTGGCGAAAAAGAGGTAATTCAAACTCAGGCTGCAGTTTTAAAAGTTGAACTGGAACTCGGTGAATATCAAGCCTGGAGAAAGATAATAGTGCCTTTAAACTATACATTTCGAGAACTGCACAATATTCTTCAAAAACTATATAACTGGCAGGATTATCACCTGCATGATTTCTTTGTTTACAGTGAAGAAAAAGATAAAACTAAAAATTGGAATCAATCAGAATATCACAGAGATGGATTCAAAGCTGTTTTAAATCTGGCTATGAACCAGGAAAATCTTGATTATAATAGAGATCAGTTAAACTTTGCCGCTGAGGATTTTGAGCAGGCAATAGAAAATGAAGTTAAACTGAAAGACGTTCTACCTGCTAGGATCAAGTATATTTATGATTACGGGGATAACTGGCATCATTATTTAGAAACTGAAGAAATTATAGAAGATTATAATAAGAATACTCCGAGCTTTTTAGAAGGAGAAGGAACTGCCCCCCCAGAAGATGTAGGAGGAGTAGGCGGGTTTAGTGAATTTATGAGCATTATCTCCAATCCAGATCATGAAGAATATGAGTCTATGCTGGAGTGGGCTGAAAGTCAGAGATTTAAAGAGTATGATCCGGAAGATATTAAATCTGATTTAAGACTTTATATTTATTAA